The Labilibaculum sp. sequence CTGTCGTATGGTATGGTTGAATTGCCGGAAGGTAAAATGAAATCCCGAGAAGGAACTGTTGTTGATGCGGATGAGTTAATGGATGAAATGGTAAATACAGCCCGCGACACTTCAAATGAATTGGGTAAATTACAGGGGTATTCTACCGAAGAGGCTGAGGACGTGTACAACAAAGTTGCTATGGGAGCATTGAAATATTTTATTCTTAAGGTTGATCCTAAGAAGAATATGATGTTTAATCCTAAAGAATCAATTGATTTTAACGGGAATACCGGGCCATTTATTCAGTATACATACGCTCGAATTCAATCGGTTTTGAAAAAGACTGTTGAGGAAGGAATTGAATTTCCTGAATTCGCGAATACAGAGATTGAAATTTCTGAGAAAGAATCAAATTTAATTCAAATGATTGCCAGTTATCCGGTTATTATTAAAGAAGCCGGAGACACAACAAGTCCTGCACAAATTGCCAATTACATATATGATTTGGTGAAAGAATACAATCAATTTTATCACGATTTTCCAATTGCTAAAGAGGAAAATGTAGAATTAAGAGCGTTTCGTATGGTGCTTTCCAAACAGATTGCTCAGATTATAAAAAGTGGAATGGAACTTTTGGGAATTGGTGTTCCCGAGAGAATGTAAAAATATATTTGTTATTGAAGAGCGAATTTCATTTTTGGAATTCGCTCTTTTTTTATTTTAAAATGTGTTGTTTTTTTACGATTTCTAAAAAAAATGAAAAATCATTGACGAAATTATCCATATTTCTATCGTATAGCCTTTATCGCTAAGTAGATTTTTTTAATTTTGCAGTGAAATATAAATCTGTATAATAATGTTTGAAAATCTTAACGAACGACTTGAGCGATCCTTCCAAATATTAAAGGGGCAAGGAAAAATTACTGAAATCAATGTAGCAGAAACATTGAAAGATGTGAGACGTGCCCTTTTGGATGCCGATGTAAACTTTAGTATAGCCAAGTCCTTTACCAATACAGTAAAAGAAAAAGCATTAGGTCAGAATGTACTAACCTCATTGAAGCCGAATCAGTTAATGGTGAAAATCGTTCACGATGAGTTGGCTGAATTAATGGGGAGTACACAGGTTGATATAAATATTCAGGGAAAACCTGCTGTAATATTAATTGCTGGTTTGCAGGGTTCGGGTAAAACCACCTTTTCAGGTAAACTGGCAAATCTTCTGAAAACAAAACGTTCTAAGAATCCATTGTTGGTTGCTTGTGATGTATATCGTCCTGCAGCGATCGAACAGCTGAAAGTATTAGGAGAACAAATTGGAGTTCCTGTATATACAGATATTGAGAGCAAGAACCCTGTTAAGATTGCTCAGGATGCCATTAAGCAGGCAAAAGCAAACGGAAACGATTTGGTGATTGTCGATACAGCTGGTCGTTTGGCTATCGATGAGGAAATGATGAAGGAAATTGAGGCTGTTAAAAAAGCTATTGATCCTTCCGAGATTCTGTTTGTTGTCGATTCCATGACCGGTCAGGATGCGGTGAATACAGCTAAAGAATTTAACGAGCGTTTGGATTTTGATGGTGTTGTTTTAACGAAATTGGATGGTGATACACGTGGTGGAGCTGCGCTTTCAATTCGTTCAATTGTTAACAAGCCAATCAAATTTGTTGGTACAGGCGAGAAAATGGAAGCTCTTGATGTTTTCCATCCCAGTCGTATGGCCGATCGTATTTTGGGTATGGGTGATATTGTTTCGCTTGTAGAACGTGCCCAGGATCAATTTGATGCTGACGAAGCTAGAAAACTTCAGAAGAAAATTGCCAAGAACCAATTTAACTTCAACGATTTCCTGTCTCAGATTTCGCAGATTAAGAAAATGGGTAATCTGAAAGATTTGGCTTCTATGATTCCTGGTGTTGGAAAAGCACTTAAGAATGTTGATATTGATGATGACGCTTTTAAAGGTGTTGAAGCAATTATATTTTCGATGACTCCGGCAGAGAGAGAAGATCCGGGGCTAATTAACGGATCAAGAAGAAAGAGGATTGCCGATGGTAGTGGTTCTACCATTCAGGACGTGAATCGTTTAATCAAACAATTTGACGAAACGCGGAAATTAATGAAAATGATGACAAAAGGCGGAAACATGTCCCGAATGATGGGGAATATGGGAGGCCGAAGATAATAAACTTACAAATAGAAATGCTTGGCCACTTGGTCAGGCATTTTTTATACCGCAAAACGATACAACCATGGAATTAATCGACGGAAAAAAAATCTCAGCAGAGGTGAAGCAGGAAATTGCTGCCGAAGTAGAACTAATCAAAAAGGCTGGAGGAAAAACTCCTCATTTGGCTGCTATGATTGTTGGACACGACGGAGCCAGTGAAACTTATGTGGCTGCAAAAGTGAAAGCTTGTCATATGGTAGGTTTTAAATCTTCAGAGTTTCGTTTCGAAGAGGACATTACCGAGGAAGAATTGCTTGCAGAAATCAGAAAAGTGAATGACGACGATGATATCGACGGATTGATTGTTCAATTGCCATTGCCAAAACATATTTCAGAATCGAAAGTGATTGAAACCATACGTCCCGAAAAAGATGTTGATGGATTTCATCCTATGAATGTTGGTAAAATGGTATCGAGCCTTCCTACCTATTTGCCGGCAACTCCGGCAGGAATTGTTGAGTTGATGAAAAGATATAAAATTCAGACATCAGGTAAAAATTGCGTTGTTATTGGCCGAAGCAACATTGTAGGTACTCCAATGAGTGTTTTAATGTCGCGTAAAGCTGAGTATGGCGATTGTACAGTTACACTTTGCCACAGCAGAACTAAGAACATTGCAGAAATTACCCGCCAGGCGGATATCGTGATTGTTGCTTTGGGAATGAAAGAGTTTTTAACAGGTGATATGGTAAAAGAAGGCGCTGTTATTATCGATGTTGGAATTCACCGAGTAAAATCTGATAAAACAAAGTCGGGCTGGAAGCTGTTGGGCGATGTGAAGTTTGATGAAGTTGCTCCTAAAGCATCCTTCATAACTCCTGTTCCGGGTGGCGTTGGTCCAATGACAATTGTTTCCTTGTTACAGAATACTTTGCTTGCGGCAAAAAAGGAAATATACAAATAGAATAAGAGATTAATAATTTATATTTCAGCAGACTTCTTATAATAGGAAGTCTGCTTTTTTTATGAAGCAGAAATTCAAAAGAAATAATTTCATAGCATCGTTTATTGGTTCATTTGAAATTAAATTGGTATTACAGGCAAAGGAGCGTTCCTGAAGAATCTGTTTCAATTTAGGATGTGTCCAAAAATAAAAAAGAAGAGTTTCTGGCTTACGGCAGTCTATTTTCAAACGAAAAAGGAAATGGTGATAATCATTGTTTTTTGAAGGTAAAGACAAGGATGATAAGAGATATTTATATGTTTTTGAGAGAGTGTGAAATGAAATAAATATAAAGACAGATTAATTTATCTTCTATGTTTTTGGAGAACTGTATTGCCCTTTCAAATGACGATGAGAGGTGATATTGCATCAAAATATTTTCCTGTGTTAGGTTGAATATTCGTTCAATTGTAAGTAGTTTTATACATCACAAAAAATATTATAAAAATGGATTTTAAAGAGTTGGTCGATTTGTATCACCAGAAAAAAATCGAGGGAATGGATTTTTCCCAAATTCGTAAAGAGTTAGCAGAAAAAAATATCGAAGAAGATCTAATTAAGGATATTGTCCGTGCAATTGATGATCGGATGTTGAGAGGTGAAGTGAAGAAGAAAGGGAAGTTTAAGGCTCGGGAATTACGCTTGATGGGATGGACTTTAATGATAATTGGTGGAATCATTACTCTCGGAACCTATTTTCATTGGTTTGACATGAAGGGATATTATTTTTTATCTTACGGACCGGTAATTGCCGGTTACTTACTGATTATTGCAGCTCGAAAAGCTCAACGGAAGATCTCTTAGTTTGTAATTGCTAAATGTGGTGTTGTCATCTCTGTTTGAGAGAAATACATCAATAAAATAAAGCTATTCACCCTTGTTTTTTTAGCTTTCTTTATTGGATAAATCCTTTTGTCAACAAAAAAACTGTATTCCTAAACTTTACTGCTGTTTTTGAAACAAAATCCATCCAAAAATTGTAAATTAAGTAGAACGAGTCTTAATAAGGAGTCCTCCTTATTTTAATTGGTTTCTGTTATTTTCAAATTTTATTGGATTGTGGGATGAAGAAATTATACCTGTGGATAGAAATGATTTTTATGTTTCTGGTACTTCCGGTTTTGTATTTTTACGAGATGATTCCGGTTCATAAAGCCGTGCCACTGGTTCTTGTATTTGTTTATTGTTTTTTTGTTGTTTTTAGGGATAAAAATTTTGATCGTGGTGTTTTTCGAATTAAGCGGGAGTATCCGTGGCAGGAAATTTTATTGAAAGGATTTGTTTTATTGTTTATTACATCCATTTGGGTTTATATTTTCAGGGCTGATGTTTTTTTTCATCTGCCGCGTAATAATTTTTGGATTTGGCTTGCGGTAATTCTTACTTATCCAATTTGGTCAGCATACACACAGGAATTCATTTATAGGGCATTCTTTTTTCATCGTTATAAATTGCTTTTTAGAAATCCATTAGTTTTGTTATTGATAAATGCGATTTGTTTTTCCATGGCTCATATTATTTTTAGAAATTGGATGGCATTGATTTTTACCTTTGTAGGCAGTCTGATTTTTTCTTTTACCTACCTTCGCAACAAATCGTTAAATGCAGTTTTTTTGGAGCATTCTTTGTATGGAAATATTCTATTTACAAATGGCTTGGGGATATACTTTTACTTGCCAATGTAATTCATCTGTACTTATTTCCAGGTCCATTTAATAATGAAATCAAAACCAGAATTGGCACTCTGATTGGTCGCCTGTAAAAAAAGAGAACGATAAAATTGATATTCCATTGAGATTTTTTCCGGCTCAATAATTTTATCCTTTTTATCGATGGCAAATGTTCGTTCGTAATTCAGAAACAAATTGTTTGTTATGTATTTACCAACCGATACACTGCCTTGTGTCCAGCCACTTTTTCCCGTAATTTCAATTACATCCAAACCCAGCGATGATTGCAGGGCATCTTTAAGTACATTAGAAAATTGGCCGATTGCAAAATCCTTGGCGATGTCCATATTACTGCTTTTCATTGATGTATTTTCTCTCGTATCAAGTTGGTTCGTGCTTTTGTTGAATATCAGATAAGAAATGGCGTCTTTTTCTTCGATGGAGGTATCGTCAAGAAAAAATTTAACTTCGGGTTCATAAATTCGTCCAGTTACATTTACGCTAAGTTTTCGCAATTGATTATCCGGATCGCGGAATTTGTAGGCAACTTTGAAATTGACAATCGGATTTAGAGTTGCTCCACCTGTTAAAGTGACTTCACCTTCTTCAAATTCAAGTCTTCGTCCGTAAATTTTATAAAATCCTCTTTTTACGTTCATAGTTCCGAAAATGTCTATCTGTTCATCTTCTTTGATCGCTTGTAGATTTCCGGCCAGTTCAAAATTCATGTTTTTGCCTTTTATCCAGGTGTTTCTGGGAATCTCGATGTCGAAATTCCCCTTCAGGTTTTTATAAATTGAAGGGAAATCTTTTTGTGCTGAATTCTTTTTTATAGTGTACTTTATTTCTTCATTTTCTGCATTTTTCCGTGCAGTAACCAAGAGTGGTTGGTTGGAATCATCATAAACACGATTGAATTCTTTTAGGAATATATCGGTATTTAGGTTTGAGTTTAGAATTGTGACTTTTCCTTTGAAGGTAGGGTTTTCAGGGGAACCGCTCAGGCTAAGATTTGTATTGATAACAGCCTTTATTAGTTCGGAGTCGAAGGCTTTGAAGTTTTCTCCTTTTACATCCAGATTAATGCTTTTTAATTCAGTATCAACCAGTGATTTCATTTCAGCCGATCCTTTCAGCTGCAATTTTCCTTTTCCGGAATTTATGAGAAGGCTGTCGAGATAAAAATAGTTGTTTGCCAGGCGACTGCGCATTTCGATACCACTGTAATTCATTCCCAGTTTTTTATATTGAAAAGCACCCTTGCCAAAATTTAGATAACCACTAATGTGAGGATTGTTAATGGTGTTATCAACATTGAGTTGTATGCTTAGCAAACCTTTAGCTTCAATTCCTGTTGTTGGAATAAAACGATTGAATTTATTGATATCGAGTTGATCGATTTTTACAATGGCATGGATGGGATTGTCTTCCTTGGGAAGCACAAACTTTTCAGTAAATGAAAAGTGCAGAGGAAGTTCAAATTCTGCGTTGATAAGTCGTGACGAACAACCATCAAGATATGTCTCAAAACGAAGATTTTCGTTTGAATAGTTGATGTCAGATTGGAATTTTCTAAATCGAAGGCTGTCAATTTCCGGATTATCAATAGTGAGAATAGATTTAATAATTGGTTTGTTTGCCGTTCCGGTAATGTCGAGAAAAGCATTCACTTTTACTGATATCTGATAGGGCAAAAAATGTAGTTCTGAAATGTTGATCAGGTTAAGATTCTGAATTTCAATATGCAGATTCTCGATCCCTTTAAAAGCAAATATTCCATTTGCCTTTAATGCACTTTGTTGTGAGCTAAGTTCAAATTGGTGTATTTCAATAGAATCCTGCCTAAATTTAATGTAGTTGGAATCGTTGCCTCCCTTCCAAATCTGGTTGTTTAAATTTAGTACGATATCCTGAAAGGAAATGCTTGGGTTGTTATTGATTTTAAGTTCGGACAGAATTTTACCATGTAAAGAATCGCTGGCAAAAAAGGCGAACGAATTAACTGCTTTCTGCTGATTGAACTTACTTTTAAAATGAAGTTCCTGAAGACTAAAATTCTGTATTTTAGAGTCACTTACCAAAAGGTTCATGAATCCGGAATATGTTGAATCTGCAAAATGGATTTCAGCATCAGCTGTTATTTTGTTGATGCTGATGGTATCGAGTTTCAATTCAGTTACATTTACCGAAGAGGATATTTGCAGAGAATCGGCCGGACCTTTAATTTCAGCTTTTAGTTGTCCAACAAGTTGTAATTTGTCGGTTCCTAAGGCAGAGATGAGCTGCTGAATGTCAGTAGTTTTGATGTTTAATTCGAGCAGATTGTTCTTTTCCCAGTTTCCTTTGCCCGTTAAATCGGCGAAAGCAAAGGGCGTTTCTATATGAAATCCGTTTACCTGATATTTTCCCTTCTTATAGTTTATTTCTGCTTTAAATTTTTCAAGAGGCAAATCAAATATAGATGATCCGTTCGATTGAATTTCCAGATGAGCATTCATTGATTTGGGTTGAATCCCTTTCCCTGCTGCAACTATTTCAAAGTTCAAATCGGAACGGAGCTTTTTGTTTTTTGTGATCTTGGAAAGATCAATGTTTTTCAAGTTGCTTTCTATTTTATATGCGGGAACCGAGAACAGGTTTTCGATAGAGTATTTGGTTTTCAGATTTCCTAAAACTGTGGAGGAAGTAATATTACCACTACTGTTTTCTTGTTTTTTTTCAAAAGTTAAGTTGGTATTCGCCATATAGTACTTTTCAAATGCAATATAATCTGCACTTGCTTTTGCACTTAGATAGATGTTTTTTAAAAAGGCATCTGTATTTGTGTCTTTTTTTTCGACCGAATCCATATTTGCCAATAGTTCATCCCCCGAAAAGCGCGAATGAAGCTTAGCTTTGAAATTTTGCAAAATGAGTGAGTCGATTCCGGCATGTGCGATATTGATATCGCTTCTAAAATCCAAAGCATTAAAAGGTCCGGATAAGTCACTTGTAATTTCCCCGTTAAAATCGACGGGTTTAAAGCCTAGGGCGATAAGCGGTGCGTTTAGGTTATTTGATTTTAGCTCTAAATGAATAAGATTGTTTTCGGTACTATTTCCCTTTCCCGAAAGAATAGCCTTTAGGTAGGGCGTTTCAAAATGGATATCATTAATTAGATATTCTTTTTTGTTGATAACAATGTTGGCATTTAAATTTGTGATTGGCTGATTGAAAAGTACTGATTTGGTTGATTTTAAATGAATATTTGTTTGCAGTTCACCAAGGATAAAGCCCTTGCCAACTGCCTGTAAGTCGATGTTAATGTCTGATTTTAAATTCTTATTCCTGCTTAGTTTGCTCAAATCCAAATTGCGAATTTTCAGTTCGGAATTGTAAGTTGCAAATTCAGAGATGTTTTCGATGTGAATTTTGGAATCTAACTTTCCGAAAAGAGTACTTGCTTTTATATTTGCATCGAGTTCTTTTTTGTCTTTGTCAATAAGCAGAATAAAATCATCCAATTCGTAATTCTTATATTTTAAATCGGTGAATTTAGCCTTGGCATGAATTGAGTTTTCCTCGAAATTCAATCCATTTCCATTGATCTCAAATTCACCTTTTATATTTGATTTAAGATCATCATTATGAGTCCAGTATTCACCGTTTAAACTATCAATTTCCATTGTGAAATGAAAACTTGGCAAGCTGTTAATATCTTTAATTTCTCCCAGTATTTTAAAAATCTGATTCTGTTGTTTAATGGAGAAGTCTATTTGTCTGGTATTTTCTTTTTTGAGTATTTCAAGATTTATGTTGGGTTTGCCATGAATTGAAGGGATCCATTCGTTTACATCTTCAAAATCGAATGGGTTTGCATGAAATGAAACTTCGGAACCAAGCAATTGATTGAAAGGAACCGAACCTTTTGAGTTAAGCTTTGATTTAGGAAGTTGAAGTTCAAAATTAGTCCAGCTAAATACCGAATCAATTAAACTTGCTTCAAAATGTAAGTCTTGAATCTGCAGAGATGGTTTTTGTGTGCTTACTTCAAGTTTGTGCAGATCAATATTCATAAAATCAGCTGCGAATTTGAAACTGAGAGAAGCATCAAATTTCACATTCTGCGGAATTAATTGTGTACTGTCATTCGCCACGATTTTGGCCTCAAAATTCTTCGTAGATACATCTGCCAATTCTATTTCCCATGAAAAGGGATTAGAAGAAGCTTTAGTTTCTGAATTTTCTGCCCCAGGAATCAGTTTTTCGAGGTTCCATAAATTATCCTTGTCTTGTTGTAAGAAAACCGAGGTTCCATTTAATTTCAGAGATGTAATTTCCAGTTTTTTTCCAACAATCTTCCAAAGGGTGTATTTTATTTCCAGTTCATCGAGAGTAATCAGCTTACTGTTGTTTTGTTCCAAATCAATTTTCTTCACAAGAAGATGGGAGAGAGGGTTGCCTTCAATTTTTTCTATCGTAAGCTCTGCATTTAGTTGCTGACTGGCTATCCGGCACACAGTTTCCGAAATCCAATTATTGAAAAGTCCGGTTGAAAGGAGAAAAAGCAGAATCGCCAGGAGAATAATTACTCCTGCACTTGCAATACCTGCTGTTTTTAAAAATCGTTTCATTCCTTCAATAATTTAATTTCACATTAAAATGCATGTCCAATAGTAATAAAGAATTGGGTTCTGAATTTCCCCTCGAATAATGGGCTTGCAAAATCCAAACGAATAGGACCAACAGGTGTTTTCACACGCAAGCCTAAGCCTGCATCGTAGTTTAGCTGGTTTAGTTTGAATTCCCATGAGTTTAACCATGAATTTCCAAAATCCGTAAAGGCTGTGCCTGAAAAGATACCGTACAATGGAAATCTTATTTCAGCACTGGCTTCCATCATGCTGTTTCCACCCAGTTTACTTCCGGCTTCGTTTCTGGGTGAGATCTGATTACGGCCCCAGCCACGCAAGGATAGTGCTCCTCCTATTAAAAAACGATCTTCGATAGGACTTTGAGAATCGCCTTGGGTTGGTTCAATAATTCCAGTTTTTATTTTTCCGGCAAAAACAACATTCTTCCACAGTGATTGGAAATAGTCAACTTCTGTCATAATTTTATAGTAATGAAATTGAGAATTGAACCCAATTCCCATATAGGTTACTGTTCCTTCATATTTCCATCCTTTTTCAGGAGCAAAAATATCATTGGTAGTGTTTAGGTTGTAGCCCAATGTTACGCCTGATTTATTGTGATTCAGTTTGCCGGCATCCTCAATTGATAAAGTGCCTTTACTTTTCGAGATATCCACCTTATCCTTACCAAAGGAGTAGGAAATATAAGCTGTGGATTTTTTTGTCAATTCCTTTTGAAAAGCAACCGAAGTTCCCAGCCTGTCTACTTCGTAGCTCTCTTCTTTTTCGCGCGAGAAGAACGGATTTAAAATGAAATCAAGATTTTTGCTCCATACATCGGGTTGTATAAATTTACTCTCGATACTAAGCGGAGTGAAGTAGGAGTGCTGTCCTTTAATCGACAGAGTTCGTCCTCCACCTAAAAAATTTAATCGTTTGAATAGAATGGATGTCCTGATTTTATCTTCGGTTCCATATCCTACACCAATTTTAACGGACCAGCGGGGAAGCTCCTTTATGTGAATGGAAATTGGCACTGAATCATGATTTACACTATCCAACATTGCACGAATGGTTACGTACCGGAATAGATTCATGTTGAACAATTCTTCCTGAGTCTTTTCAATTTTAACCTGAGAAAAGACTTCCCCTTTACTAAGTTCAACATGTTTCAGGATATATGCTTTGTTGATTACAGAATTTCCTTCCAGATTAATCTCACCAAAATAACTTTTATTTCCAGGGTTTACATTGAAATTAATATTTGCAGCATGTAGTTTTTCATTTAAATGGATGCTTTTTTTCACTTTCACAAAAGGAAACCCTTCGTGATTGTATTTTTCTCGGATTAAATTTTCGGAGGCTATGATTTTTTCATCTTGAAACAGGTTTCCGGTTTTTAGGGGAAGAATCATTTTTACAGACTCTAAAATTGGCATGTTTGCTTCGGTCCCGGTTAAGGAATAGTTGATTTCACCAATTGAAATAGGAGTTCCTTTCTGGATGTGAATGAGGATGTCAAGTTTTTTGTTTCTTTTGTCTGGCAGAAGATCCGATGTAATTGATACATCTAAAAAACCATTCTTCTGATAGTATTTTTTCAGTTGAAGTAAGTCTTCATCAAATGTGAAACTGGAAAATCGGGTGGTTTTTTTCCAAAAAGTTAACTTCCCGGTAAAAGGTCTGGCTTTGGTATTCATCTGCGTAAGAAGAATTTCCTTTTGCAGCGTATCGATTCCTGTAAACCTTATTTTGTTAACTATTGCATTGTCCTGTGCTGATGCATTCAGCAGAAGCGCTGTTAAAATTAAAATCTGCAGAAAAATTCTTCTAATATGCACCATATTTATCACTCAGCTTATTTTTATGAATAAAGATATAGAATTTAGAAGCAATTTTAGGTCGAAAGACATTGCAGCGACAAATTAAATTGCCGGGATGATTCTAAATAAGATAGTACCTTATTTGAGTTGATCTTGGATATTTTTAGTTATTGCAGATTCAACATCTCCAGTATGAGCCGTAGTTTTATTTTCTATCAGCATGATTTTGCATTCTTCCTTTGCGGATACCCGATGTTGAGTGCCTTTCTTAACGATGTACATATCTCCAGCATTCATAGTAAACGGTTCAGAGCCTTCAACTTCCATTAAAAGGCTGCCTTCAATGATATAGAACAGTTCATCTTCATTTTTATGATCGTGCCACGGTAGTTCGTCGCCTTTTATTTTGGCAATTTTAACGTAAGAATCGTTTATCTCTCCAATTACTTTAGGCGAGAAATATTCGTTGATTTTTTTGAAGTTTTCGAGTAGGTTTGTTTTCATCTTATTTAAGTAGTATTCGCATTAATGCTTCTTCTTCATTTTCTTTGTCTTCGATTATATCCAAAATCTCTTTATTGACAATTGGTGGCGGCGGTGGCGGCGGTTTAATCTCGAAGAAACGGTTTGGATAAATCCAAATCCACATTAAATGTAGTTCACTTAGTGCTTTTTGCTGTTTTATATTTAATTCTAAATAAGTTTTCTTCCAGAAATGAAATGCACTGTTATTCCTCAAAGAATAAATAGTACTAGATACTAGCTGTGCAACTTCTTTAATTATACGCCAATCAGTTTTATTTCCTGTAGAATCTGGAATCGTTAATGCATTTATAATAAATGCGGCCTTGCAAACTTCTACGGTATCTAATAAATCAATTTTCCTTATCCTTTTTTCAGGTAAACAATCGCTATTGTTCTTATTTATAAGGAATTTGGTCATGTCTGATTTGATTGAATCGAGTTTATCTATTTTTTCGTGTTTAATAGTTATCGTATTTTTTCGATCAATTTGAAATTGGAATATATTTCTGTTCTTAACTTTGCTGTCCCAACCTACGTAAATTACATGACCAAATTTAAAAATTAGTTTGTTTTTAAGGGAGTCAATTTCTTCATTAGGGTAAAAGAAAGAATAAGGATATTTAGCAATTGAATCATCCAGAAATGGAATTATGGTATTTTCCTCTAAGCTATCTTGAGTTGTAAGAAAGAGATTAAAAAGTTCTTCCAAATTCAGGCTTGAGTAGTCAGGTTTTTTCTTGTTTTCAAGAGTACACCCCAAAAAGAGGAAGAGGGAGAGGATAATGATAATATAATGAGTTTTGTTCATAGTAATTCTATTTTTGTTCAAGAAGCTGTTCCAAATCCAATATTTCAGCTTTATCACCATACTTTTCTTTTAATCCTTTTACCATTCCTTCGGCAGTTATGCATCTGACATTGTTTTCGATACAATCTAAAACGTAAGCTTTGGCATTTGCATAATTAATTCGATAATCTTCAGATTCTATTTTATAGGCTTTGTAATATTGAGTTTTGGCATTTTTATAATGTCCAGCGTTTAACCACTTAGTTCCATCCTTTAGGAGATAAAGTATTTTATTTTCCTTTGTAAGTTCAATTTCATCAATTGCTTTTTGTTTTTCAATTGCTTCGATTCTTTTTTCTTCATGAAAATTGTCAATTCGATTTTGAACTATGAAATAGATTCCAATTAGAATTGGGATGCTTATTATAAGCACCCAAACTTTTAGTTTTCGATTTTCTTTAAGGGCATTTGCCCTTATCTTCTTCTTGATTTGCTTTAATTCGGTTTCAGATACAGTTTTGTACTCCAAACTACTTTCTTCAGAGTGCAGGTTTACATGATCTTTTTTTCTCGATCGGAAGATGTTTTTTTTAGGTCTCGCATTATTCCTTATGGAGAT is a genomic window containing:
- the ffh gene encoding signal recognition particle protein, which translates into the protein MFENLNERLERSFQILKGQGKITEINVAETLKDVRRALLDADVNFSIAKSFTNTVKEKALGQNVLTSLKPNQLMVKIVHDELAELMGSTQVDINIQGKPAVILIAGLQGSGKTTFSGKLANLLKTKRSKNPLLVACDVYRPAAIEQLKVLGEQIGVPVYTDIESKNPVKIAQDAIKQAKANGNDLVIVDTAGRLAIDEEMMKEIEAVKKAIDPSEILFVVDSMTGQDAVNTAKEFNERLDFDGVVLTKLDGDTRGGAALSIRSIVNKPIKFVGTGEKMEALDVFHPSRMADRILGMGDIVSLVERAQDQFDADEARKLQKKIAKNQFNFNDFLSQISQIKKMGNLKDLASMIPGVGKALKNVDIDDDAFKGVEAIIFSMTPAEREDPGLINGSRRKRIADGSGSTIQDVNRLIKQFDETRKLMKMMTKGGNMSRMMGNMGGRR
- a CDS encoding tetrahydrofolate dehydrogenase/cyclohydrolase catalytic domain-containing protein translates to MELIDGKKISAEVKQEIAAEVELIKKAGGKTPHLAAMIVGHDGASETYVAAKVKACHMVGFKSSEFRFEEDITEEELLAEIRKVNDDDDIDGLIVQLPLPKHISESKVIETIRPEKDVDGFHPMNVGKMVSSLPTYLPATPAGIVELMKRYKIQTSGKNCVVIGRSNIVGTPMSVLMSRKAEYGDCTVTLCHSRTKNIAEITRQADIVIVALGMKEFLTGDMVKEGAVIIDVGIHRVKSDKTKSGWKLLGDVKFDEVAPKASFITPVPGGVGPMTIVSLLQNTLLAAKKEIYK
- a CDS encoding CPBP family intramembrane glutamic endopeptidase produces the protein MKKLYLWIEMIFMFLVLPVLYFYEMIPVHKAVPLVLVFVYCFFVVFRDKNFDRGVFRIKREYPWQEILLKGFVLLFITSIWVYIFRADVFFHLPRNNFWIWLAVILTYPIWSAYTQEFIYRAFFFHRYKLLFRNPLVLLLINAICFSMAHIIFRNWMALIFTFVGSLIFSFTYLRNKSLNAVFLEHSLYGNILFTNGLGIYFYLPM
- a CDS encoding translocation/assembly module TamB domain-containing protein, producing MKRFLKTAGIASAGVIILLAILLFLLSTGLFNNWISETVCRIASQQLNAELTIEKIEGNPLSHLLVKKIDLEQNNSKLITLDELEIKYTLWKIVGKKLEITSLKLNGTSVFLQQDKDNLWNLEKLIPGAENSETKASSNPFSWEIELADVSTKNFEAKIVANDSTQLIPQNVKFDASLSFKFAADFMNIDLHKLEVSTQKPSLQIQDLHFEASLIDSVFSWTNFELQLPKSKLNSKGSVPFNQLLGSEVSFHANPFDFEDVNEWIPSIHGKPNINLEILKKENTRQIDFSIKQQNQIFKILGEIKDINSLPSFHFTMEIDSLNGEYWTHNDDLKSNIKGEFEINGNGLNFEENSIHAKAKFTDLKYKNYELDDFILLIDKDKKELDANIKASTLFGKLDSKIHIENISEFATYNSELKIRNLDLSKLSRNKNLKSDINIDLQAVGKGFILGELQTNIHLKSTKSVLFNQPITNLNANIVINKKEYLINDIHFETPYLKAILSGKGNSTENNLIHLELKSNNLNAPLIALGFKPVDFNGEITSDLSGPFNALDFRSDINIAHAGIDSLILQNFKAKLHSRFSGDELLANMDSVEKKDTNTDAFLKNIYLSAKASADYIAFEKYYMANTNLTFEKKQENSSGNITSSTVLGNLKTKYSIENLFSVPAYKIESNLKNIDLSKITKNKKLRSDLNFEIVAAGKGIQPKSMNAHLEIQSNGSSIFDLPLEKFKAEINYKKGKYQVNGFHIETPFAFADLTGKGNWEKNNLLELNIKTTDIQQLISALGTDKLQLVGQLKAEIKGPADSLQISSSVNVTELKLDTISINKITADAEIHFADSTYSGFMNLLVSDSKIQNFSLQELHFKSKFNQQKAVNSFAFFASDSLHGKILSELKINNNPSISFQDIVLNLNNQIWKGGNDSNYIKFRQDSIEIHQFELSSQQSALKANGIFAFKGIENLHIEIQNLNLINISELHFLPYQISVKVNAFLDITGTANKPIIKSILTIDNPEIDSLRFRKFQSDINYSNENLRFETYLDGCSSRLINAEFELPLHFSFTEKFVLPKEDNPIHAIVKIDQLDINKFNRFIPTTGIEAKGLLSIQLNVDNTINNPHISGYLNFGKGAFQYKKLGMNYSGIEMRSRLANNYFYLDSLLINSGKGKLQLKGSAEMKSLVDTELKSINLDVKGENFKAFDSELIKAVINTNLSLSGSPENPTFKGKVTILNSNLNTDIFLKEFNRVYDDSNQPLLVTARKNAENEEIKYTIKKNSAQKDFPSIYKNLKGNFDIEIPRNTWIKGKNMNFELAGNLQAIKEDEQIDIFGTMNVKRGFYKIYGRRLEFEEGEVTLTGGATLNPIVNFKVAYKFRDPDNQLRKLSVNVTGRIYEPEVKFFLDDTSIEEKDAISYLIFNKSTNQLDTRENTSMKSSNMDIAKDFAIGQFSNVLKDALQSSLGLDVIEITGKSGWTQGSVSVGKYITNNLFLNYERTFAIDKKDKIIEPEKISMEYQFYRSLFLQATNQSANSGFDFIIKWTWK